AGCTTTTACAATGATTACGTTTTTATATAGTTTTGGAAAGTTTACAAAGCTAGATGTTACGAGAAGTTCACCTTTTCCATTTTCTTATTTTTCATATGACGCAAATCCTTTTGCTAACAAGCATTTAACTTGGCTTGAACAGCAGTTACAAAAAGAAAATTTCTCTTATAAAAAGATAGAAGCTGATTTATATGAAACACCACTGAAAGAAGATGAAGGTATAACGACTTACAATGACATCTATGCAATAAAACAAAGTGACTATAATAAACTTGCAGCTTCCCTGCGAATGAAACAACTATTCATGAGCGATAACGAAGCATATGTCTTAAGCGATAGCGCTTATTTCACCTTATTCAGCCAATTTGAGCCAAGCTTCAATAGAAAATCCATTACACTTTCTAGCACAAATACGATATTACAAGTAAAGGGCTATGAACAAGCAGGGGCCATTCCATCTAACTTTTCATATCAAACTTTAATTTTACCCGATGTTGTTGTAAACAACTTACCAAGTACAACAAAGCATGTATCAGCGTACAATTATAACGTACAAAACTGGGAAAAGACGTATGAAATTGCTAGTGATTTTATGAAAAAAATACAAAAAGATCGACAGGAATTCCAATACGAAGGCCCTCTTATACGCTCCTATGAATCAGCAGACTCATTATATAGAATAACATCAGGTAGTGCTTCATACTTCCTGATTGGGACATTCTTAGGAATCATTTTCTTTATTGGAGCAGGCAGCGTTCTTTACTTCAGAATGTATACCGATTTAACGAACGAACAAGAAAAATATGTAGCGATTTCAAAAATTGGCGTAACGGATGCTGAAATGAAACGCTCTGCAACAATTCAACTTAGTATTTTATTTTTCGTTCCGTATATTATGGCATCCATTCATACAATATTCGCAACAAAAATGCTTCAAGATGTAATTGCTTTATCGCTTTTCAAAGAAATTTCAGCCGTCCTTATTATTTTTGGCGTAGTTGAAATCATCTTTTTCTTATTCATTCGTTCCTTTTACATGCGAAAGTTATCAGAGTATACGAATGGTTAGACTATAAAAGTTATTACAGGAAAAGGGTATCTCTTGTATCCTTTTCCTCTTCACGCTACTAGGAGGCTTAGAATGACATTTTGGCAGTTTGCATTTAAAAACGTGACGCGGAACGCCAGAGCTTATTTCGCCTATTTTGTAAGCAGCGCGTTTTCTATCGCCATCTTTTTCTCATTTGCAGTTTACTTATTCCATCCTAAATTGCATATGACAAACGTTAATTTTTTTCTAAACATATTAATGACAATTTCAGAAGTTGTCATCGCGTTCTTTTCATTTTTCTTTTTACTATACTCGATTGGGACGTTTTTAAAAGTACGAAAAAAACAGTTTGGAATTTTAACAGTACTTGGCATATCCCAACAACAATTAAAAAGACTCGTCTTTTTAGAAAATATGTTAATCGGTGTTCTTTCCATATTTTTTGGCATTCAACTCGGACTTGTCTTTTCACAGTTCTTTTTATTAGTTACCGCCAAAATTACACATGTACCTGGTTTATATTTATATTGGCCGACAGCCGCTATTATTTTAACAACGGTAATCTTTCTCGGACTCTTTATTCTCGTATCGTCCTTTACGCCGATGCTGATCCGTACGAGAAAAGCTGTACGACTTTTAAAAGAAGGAAAACAGCAAAAAGAAAGAAAAGCATCCGTGCTTATTTCTTTATTTGGTGCGCTATGTTTAATATCCGGATACGTATTAGCAGCAAATCCGCTATATTTTATGTCGCTAGGTGACATCATCGGGCCTTTATATATCATCTCTAGTATACTTGTCATTCCGTCTCTCATTGCAGCCGGAACATACTTCTTCTTCTCACAAATTAGCTTCTTGCTCATTCGTATATTGAAAACACGAAGAAAGTTTTATATGAAACGGATTAATATGCTTTGGATTTCTGATTTAGCAACTCGTATTCGAACGAATATTAACATGCTCTTTATTGTAGCGATGCTATCGACGCTCGCTTTTACAATGATTACATTCTTATATGGATTCGGGAAATTTACAAAGTTTGATGAAATTAGGCAAAATCCTTTCCCGTTTACTTATTTATCACATACTGAAAATACGTTAGCTGATGAGCATTTAAACTGGTTAGAGCAAAAATTTAATAAAGAGCACTTTACTTATAAAAAATATAAAACAGATATATATGAAGTATCTTCAGCTGAAGATAACACGCAGCTCTATTATGCCATTAAACAAAGTGACTATAATATACTGGCTAAGGCGTTAAATTGGGAAACTCTCACAGTGAATAAAGACGAGTCTTATATATTAATTAAAGATTTAGATGCTCAAGTCATTGGAACGCTTCATAATAAGGAAAAGAAAAACACTCTTACACTTACTCAAAACTCTTTACCATTGCAGGTGAAAGACTATACAAGTTATAGCCCGTTCCCAATTGGTTTAGTACCTCAATTAATCGTACTATCTGATGAAAATGTAGAAGCATTATCATCTATTTCGAAACAAATGAGTGTATATAGCTTCAAAGTTCCAGATTGGGAAAAAGCATATAGTATTGGTTCAGCATTTATAACAAAAATCGCTAGCGACAATGCGGCGATTCAAGCAGAACATCCACCGTTCCACGCAAGTGAAGCAAGTCGCTCTTTATACAACAAGAAACTAAATGTTGCTTCCGTTTTCTTAATCGGAACTTTCCTTGGCGTTATTTTCTTTATTGGTGCTGGCAGTGTTCTTTACTTCCGAATGTATACAGATTTAACAAATGAGCAAGAAAAGTATATAACGATTACGAAAATCGGCTTAACAGAAGCCGAGATGAAGCGTTCAGCGACAATTCAGCTCGCTATTTTATTCTTCGTCCCTTACATTATGGCATCCATCCATACGATGTTTGCGACAAAGATGCTACAAGATATATTAAATCTCTCGTTCTTCGCTGAAATTACAGTCGTACTTATGATTTTCGGAACTGTTGAAATTCTATTTTTCCTTTTAATTCGTTCCTTTTATATGCAAAAATTATCACAACATATTAAGTTTTAAAGAATAGAAAGGTGATTATTATGGAAGAAGTATTACACATTAAAAACGTCTCAAAAGTGTATGAGGGAAAAGTCCCTCATACTGCTTTAAAAAATATAAATTTACACGTAGATAAAGGTGAGTTCGTTGCGATTATGGGGCCGTCTGGGAGCGGGAAATCTACGTTTTTAAACGTTATTTCCACAATTGATTCTCCTACTTCTGGTGATGTCGTTATTAGCGGAAAAAAACCGCATACATTTCGTAGAGAGAAGTTAGCTATTTTCCGCCGACAAGAGTTAGGATTTGTTTTCCAAAACTTTAACCTACTAGATACACTAACAATCGGTGAAAATATCGTACTACCTTTAACATTAGATAATGTTCCATTAAAAGAAATGGATGAAAAGCTTGATAACATTTCAAAAAAGCTTGGAATTGATCATATTTTGGATAAACGTATTTTTGAAGTT
This genomic interval from Bacillus cereus contains the following:
- a CDS encoding FtsX-like permease family protein; translated protein: MTFWQFAFKNVTRNSRAYFAYFLSSAFSIAVFFSFAVYLFHPKLQNFSMISEISGLMIFSEVVIVLFSFFFLLYSIGSFLKVRKKQFGILTILGISKKQLHRLVFTENMLIGILSIFFGMQFGFVFSQFFLLVTAKISHVPGIYLYIPTNAFILTTIVFLGLFIAVSAFTPMLIRTKKAVHLLNTNNVKQKERKPSISISLFGAICLLGGYILAANPKYFFSINPQVGVIYMVSSIFVIPALVTIGTYFFFSQISFLLIYILKKRRNFYMKRINMLWISDLASRIRTNINMLFIVAMLSTVAFTMITFLYSFGKFTKLDVTRSSPFPFSYFSYDANPFANKHLTWLEQQLQKENFSYKKIEADLYETPLKEDEGITTYNDIYAIKQSDYNKLAASLRMKQLFMSDNEAYVLSDSAYFTLFSQFEPSFNRKSITLSSTNTILQVKGYEQAGAIPSNFSYQTLILPDVVVNNLPSTTKHVSAYNYNVQNWEKTYEIASDFMKKIQKDRQEFQYEGPLIRSYESADSLYRITSGSASYFLIGTFLGIIFFIGAGSVLYFRMYTDLTNEQEKYVAISKIGVTDAEMKRSATIQLSILFFVPYIMASIHTIFATKMLQDVIALSLFKEISAVLIIFGVVEIIFFLFIRSFYMRKLSEYTNG
- a CDS encoding FtsX-like permease family protein, which translates into the protein MTFWQFAFKNVTRNARAYFAYFVSSAFSIAIFFSFAVYLFHPKLHMTNVNFFLNILMTISEVVIAFFSFFFLLYSIGTFLKVRKKQFGILTVLGISQQQLKRLVFLENMLIGVLSIFFGIQLGLVFSQFFLLVTAKITHVPGLYLYWPTAAIILTTVIFLGLFILVSSFTPMLIRTRKAVRLLKEGKQQKERKASVLISLFGALCLISGYVLAANPLYFMSLGDIIGPLYIISSILVIPSLIAAGTYFFFSQISFLLIRILKTRRKFYMKRINMLWISDLATRIRTNINMLFIVAMLSTLAFTMITFLYGFGKFTKFDEIRQNPFPFTYLSHTENTLADEHLNWLEQKFNKEHFTYKKYKTDIYEVSSAEDNTQLYYAIKQSDYNILAKALNWETLTVNKDESYILIKDLDAQVIGTLHNKEKKNTLTLTQNSLPLQVKDYTSYSPFPIGLVPQLIVLSDENVEALSSISKQMSVYSFKVPDWEKAYSIGSAFITKIASDNAAIQAEHPPFHASEASRSLYNKKLNVASVFLIGTFLGVIFFIGAGSVLYFRMYTDLTNEQEKYITITKIGLTEAEMKRSATIQLAILFFVPYIMASIHTMFATKMLQDILNLSFFAEITVVLMIFGTVEILFFLLIRSFYMQKLSQHIKF
- a CDS encoding ABC transporter ATP-binding protein, with translation MEEVLHIKNVSKVYEGKVPHTALKNINLHVDKGEFVAIMGPSGSGKSTFLNVISTIDSPTSGDVVISGKKPHTFRREKLAIFRRQELGFVFQNFNLLDTLTIGENIVLPLTLDNVPLKEMDEKLDNISKKLGIDHILDKRIFEVSGGQAQRTAVARAVIHHPSLLLADEPTGNLDSKAAIDVMELFTKLNKEEDATILMVTHDPFAASYCNRVIFIKDGELYNELHRGLYREKFYQEILDVLALLGGRRG